Proteins encoded by one window of Dryocola sp. LX212:
- the yddG gene encoding aromatic amino acid DMT transporter YddG — MDSFAQRATAFGLTAILLWSTSVGLLRSISEHFGPVGGAALIYTVSALCLCIARGLPKLREMPPRYLWAGGTLFVTYEIFLALAIGLAHSRSQSLELGMINYLWPSLTLFFALFINQQRASLWLWPGLALSLAGIIQVMKGDGSWSPVQMWHNILDNPVAYGLAFAAALIWALYCNLTRRWSEGKSGVTLFFCATALVLWIKYAFVSEAALGFTLPATLQLLFMGISTAVAYSAWNYGIQRGNMTLLATASYFTPVLSALIASLWLGLHPGWPFWQGVAMVVGGSLLCWLATRRYD, encoded by the coding sequence ATGGACAGTTTCGCACAACGCGCCACCGCTTTTGGCCTTACAGCAATTCTTCTGTGGAGCACCTCCGTTGGGCTGCTGCGCAGCATCTCTGAACATTTTGGCCCCGTCGGTGGCGCAGCGCTGATTTATACCGTTAGCGCGCTTTGCCTGTGCATTGCCCGCGGCCTGCCAAAATTACGCGAGATGCCGCCCCGCTACCTGTGGGCTGGCGGCACGCTGTTTGTCACCTATGAGATTTTCCTGGCGCTGGCCATCGGTCTTGCCCACAGCCGCAGCCAGTCGCTGGAGCTGGGGATGATCAACTACCTGTGGCCCAGCCTGACCCTATTTTTCGCGCTCTTCATTAACCAACAGAGAGCGAGCCTCTGGCTCTGGCCCGGCCTTGCGCTCTCTCTGGCCGGTATTATTCAGGTCATGAAGGGTGACGGCAGCTGGTCGCCCGTTCAGATGTGGCACAACATTCTCGATAACCCCGTTGCCTATGGGCTGGCCTTCGCCGCCGCGCTGATCTGGGCGCTGTACTGCAACCTTACCCGCCGCTGGAGCGAGGGAAAAAGCGGCGTCACGCTGTTCTTCTGCGCGACGGCGCTGGTGCTGTGGATAAAGTACGCCTTCGTCAGCGAAGCAGCGCTTGGTTTCACCCTTCCGGCTACGCTTCAGCTGCTGTTTATGGGCATCTCGACCGCCGTTGCGTATTCGGCCTGGAACTACGGAATTCAACGTGGAAACATGACGTTGCTGGCGACTGCCTCCTACTTCACCCCCGTACTCTCCGCGTTGATTGCCAGCCTCTGGTTGGGTCTGCACCCCGGCTGGCCTTTCTGGCAGGGCGTGGCGATGGTAGTGGGCGGCTCGCTGCTCTGCTGGCTTGCCACCAGACGCTACGATTAA
- the ves gene encoding environmental stress-induced protein Ves — MEFFDIRKVPVSLWRNGAGETREICCFPPATRDFNWRASIASIASSGEFSAFPQVDRVITLLEGGEVVLDGGRAFRHTLRKHQPFAFAGEQAVKAELTHGMSMDFNVMTRRDRCRAKVRVADRTFTTFAPRGGIVYVLSGEWQLGDKLLKPDQGAWWQEGRHTLRLLKPEGQLLFSEITYL; from the coding sequence ATGGAATTTTTCGATATCCGGAAAGTGCCGGTCAGCCTCTGGCGCAACGGCGCCGGGGAAACCCGCGAGATCTGCTGCTTTCCCCCTGCCACACGCGATTTTAACTGGCGAGCGAGCATTGCCTCGATTGCCAGCAGCGGTGAGTTTTCTGCGTTTCCTCAGGTGGATCGGGTGATTACCCTGCTTGAGGGAGGGGAAGTCGTGCTGGACGGCGGCAGGGCATTTCGCCATACCCTCAGGAAGCATCAGCCGTTTGCCTTTGCGGGCGAACAGGCTGTGAAGGCGGAACTGACTCACGGTATGTCGATGGATTTCAACGTGATGACCCGCCGCGACCGCTGCCGGGCAAAGGTGCGCGTTGCCGATCGCACTTTCACCACCTTTGCGCCACGGGGCGGCATTGTGTACGTGCTGAGCGGTGAGTGGCAGCTGGGGGATAAATTGCTCAAACCGGATCAGGGCGCATGGTGGCAGGAGGGCCGCCATACGCTGCGGCTGCTGAAACCGGAAGGGCAGCTGCTGTTCAGCGAAATTACCTATCTGTGA
- the hutH gene encoding histidine ammonia-lyase yields MLMQKKRCTLTPGHVSLSTLRDIYHGNVTLELDKQAVGAVERAQQTVEAIVNHGDVVYGINTGFGKLAQTTIAADHLAELQRNLVLSHSVGLGEPLPDDVVRLVMASKVISLARGHSGVRLQVIDNLLALFNAGVMPVIPEKGSVGASGDLAPLAHLSLMLLGEGNVRINGEEIPAPQGLEFAGVEPLILGPKEGLALLNGTQVSTALALRGLFEGEKVFAAGLVAGALSLEAIKGSVKPFDARIHEARGQTGQIDVAAAVRTLLEGSEIVDSHRHCGRVQDPYSIRCVPQVMGACLDNLRHAARVLQIEANAASDNPLVFSETGEVISGGNFHAEPVAFAADILALAIAEIGAISERRLALMLDTGMSGLPPFLVKEGGINSGFMIAQVTAAALASENKSLAHPGSVDSLPTSANQEDHVSMATYAARRLGAMCFNTAAVVGIEAMAAAQGIEFTRPLRSSPLMEKIFSGIRERVAFLEKDRLLAPDIEQMRLWGCSDRWPAAIVNLLPSTSA; encoded by the coding sequence ATGTTGATGCAAAAGAAGCGCTGTACCCTTACGCCCGGCCACGTCTCGCTGTCCACCCTGCGCGATATCTACCACGGCAACGTTACGCTGGAGCTGGATAAGCAGGCCGTCGGCGCGGTGGAGCGAGCGCAGCAAACGGTAGAAGCGATTGTTAACCATGGCGACGTGGTTTACGGCATTAATACCGGTTTTGGCAAACTGGCGCAAACCACTATCGCCGCCGACCACCTGGCCGAGCTGCAAAGGAACCTCGTGCTGTCCCATAGCGTCGGCCTTGGCGAGCCGCTGCCGGACGACGTGGTGCGCCTGGTTATGGCCAGCAAGGTTATCAGCCTCGCCCGCGGGCATTCCGGGGTGCGGCTACAGGTTATCGACAATCTGCTGGCTTTGTTTAACGCTGGGGTGATGCCGGTCATACCGGAAAAAGGATCGGTGGGGGCATCCGGGGATCTCGCGCCGCTGGCGCATCTTTCGCTGATGCTGTTGGGTGAGGGAAATGTACGCATAAATGGCGAAGAGATCCCTGCGCCTCAGGGCCTTGAGTTTGCGGGCGTCGAACCGCTGATTCTGGGGCCGAAAGAAGGGCTGGCGCTGCTTAACGGCACGCAGGTTTCCACCGCCCTTGCTCTGCGCGGCCTGTTTGAAGGCGAGAAGGTCTTTGCCGCGGGCCTGGTCGCCGGGGCGCTATCCCTTGAGGCGATTAAAGGCTCGGTGAAACCTTTTGATGCGCGTATCCATGAAGCGCGGGGGCAGACAGGGCAGATCGACGTTGCGGCAGCGGTTCGCACGCTGCTCGAAGGCAGCGAAATTGTCGATTCGCACCGGCACTGCGGGCGCGTTCAGGATCCTTACTCCATCCGCTGTGTGCCTCAGGTTATGGGAGCATGCCTTGATAACCTGCGCCACGCGGCGCGGGTATTACAAATTGAGGCCAACGCCGCCTCGGACAATCCGCTGGTGTTCAGCGAGACGGGGGAAGTCATCTCCGGCGGGAATTTCCACGCCGAGCCGGTTGCGTTTGCGGCGGATATTCTGGCGCTGGCAATTGCCGAAATCGGTGCTATCTCAGAGCGCCGCCTGGCCCTGATGCTCGATACCGGGATGTCCGGCCTGCCGCCGTTCCTGGTGAAAGAGGGCGGGATCAACTCGGGATTCATGATTGCCCAGGTCACGGCGGCGGCCCTCGCCTCGGAAAATAAATCCCTGGCGCATCCCGGCAGCGTGGACAGCCTGCCGACGTCGGCGAACCAGGAGGACCACGTGTCGATGGCAACGTATGCCGCACGCCGCCTCGGCGCAATGTGCTTTAACACCGCGGCGGTTGTCGGCATCGAAGCAATGGCCGCCGCACAGGGCATTGAGTTCACCCGCCCGCTGCGCAGCTCACCGCTCATGGAAAAGATATTTAGCGGCATCCGTGAGCGCGTTGCCTTTCTTGAAAAAGATCGCCTGCTGGCCCCGGACATCGAGCAGATGCGCCTGTGGGGCTGCAGCGACCGCTGGCCTGCGGCCATCGTTAATCTTCTTCCTTCTACTTCGGCCTGA
- the katE gene encoding catalase HPII: MSTHDKKPLSHSAPIHDADESKPGMDSLAPADGSHQPAQEPTPPGAQPTAPGSFKSPDTSNEKLKSLDPLRKNGENVPLTTNQGVRIADDQNSLRAGTRGPTLLEDFILREKITHFDHERIPERIVHARGSAAHGFFQPYKNLSDVTKADFLSDPDKITPVFVRFSTVQGGAGSADTVRDIRGFATKFYTEEGIFDLVGNNTPVFFIQDAHKFPDFVHAVKPEPHWAIPQGGSAHDTFWDYVSLQPETLHNVIWAMSDRGLPRSYRTMEGFGIHTFRLINAEGKSTFVRFHWKPVAGKASLLWDESQKLTGRDPDFHRRDLWESIEAGDFPEYELGLQLIPEEDEFKYDFDLLDPTKLIPEELVPVQLVGKMTLNRNPDNFFAENEQAAFHPGHIVPGLDFSNDPLLQGRLFSYTDTQISRLGGPNFHEIPINRPVCPYHNFQRDGMHRMDIDSNPANYEPNSINDNWPRETPPGPKRGGFESYQARVEGHKIRERSPSFGEYYSHPRLFWQSQTPVEQQHIIGAFSFELSKVARPYIRERVLDHLTHIDISLAQGVAENLGIELSDEQMHVAPPKDVNGLKKDPSLSLYAVPSGNIKGRVVAVLLSENASATDVLAVVKGLKAQGVHAKLLFSRMGQITADDGSVVPISATFAGSPSVSVDAVIVPGGDLSSILNDGQAAYYLLEAYKHLKVIGLAGNARKFKAKLHIDDQGEEGIVEADDASGNFIDEFLKLLAGHRIWTRSNKVAHIPA; the protein is encoded by the coding sequence ATGTCGACGCATGATAAAAAACCTTTAAGCCATAGCGCACCGATTCACGACGCCGATGAATCTAAGCCCGGCATGGATTCACTTGCCCCGGCAGATGGTAGCCACCAGCCGGCCCAGGAGCCTACCCCACCAGGCGCACAGCCTACGGCGCCTGGCAGTTTCAAAAGCCCGGATACCTCTAATGAAAAACTGAAATCCCTGGATCCTCTCCGCAAAAATGGTGAAAACGTCCCCCTGACCACCAATCAGGGCGTGCGTATTGCCGACGATCAGAACTCCCTGCGGGCAGGTACGCGTGGGCCTACGCTCCTGGAAGATTTCATCCTGCGGGAAAAAATCACCCACTTCGACCATGAGCGTATCCCCGAGCGTATCGTGCATGCCCGTGGCTCAGCCGCCCACGGCTTCTTCCAGCCCTATAAAAATCTGAGCGACGTGACGAAAGCCGATTTCCTTTCAGACCCGGACAAAATCACGCCGGTGTTCGTGCGTTTTTCAACGGTACAGGGTGGCGCAGGCTCAGCGGACACGGTGAGGGATATTCGCGGCTTCGCGACAAAATTCTATACCGAAGAAGGGATCTTCGATTTAGTGGGCAACAACACCCCTGTGTTCTTTATTCAGGATGCCCACAAATTCCCGGACTTCGTACACGCGGTGAAACCCGAGCCGCACTGGGCGATTCCGCAGGGCGGCAGCGCGCACGATACTTTCTGGGACTATGTTTCCCTGCAGCCTGAAACGCTACATAACGTGATCTGGGCAATGTCCGACCGCGGCCTGCCGCGCAGCTATCGCACCATGGAGGGCTTCGGTATTCACACCTTCCGACTGATCAACGCCGAGGGCAAATCGACCTTCGTGCGCTTCCACTGGAAGCCAGTTGCCGGTAAAGCCTCGCTGCTGTGGGATGAGTCGCAGAAGCTCACCGGGCGCGATCCGGACTTCCACCGCCGCGATTTGTGGGAGTCCATTGAAGCAGGAGACTTCCCGGAATATGAACTGGGGCTGCAGCTGATCCCGGAAGAGGACGAATTTAAATATGATTTCGATCTTCTGGACCCTACCAAGCTTATTCCGGAAGAGCTGGTGCCGGTACAATTGGTCGGTAAGATGACGCTCAACCGTAACCCGGACAACTTCTTCGCCGAGAACGAACAGGCTGCCTTCCACCCGGGCCATATCGTCCCCGGTCTGGACTTCAGTAACGACCCTCTCCTACAGGGGCGACTCTTCTCCTATACGGACACGCAAATCAGCCGTCTGGGCGGACCAAACTTCCACGAAATTCCGATTAACCGCCCGGTCTGCCCGTATCACAACTTCCAGCGTGACGGCATGCACCGTATGGATATAGACAGCAACCCGGCGAACTACGAGCCAAACTCCATCAACGATAACTGGCCGCGCGAGACGCCGCCGGGGCCAAAACGCGGCGGCTTTGAAAGCTATCAGGCCCGTGTGGAAGGCCATAAAATCCGCGAGCGCAGCCCGTCGTTTGGTGAATACTACTCCCACCCTCGTCTTTTCTGGCAGAGCCAGACGCCAGTGGAACAGCAGCACATTATCGGCGCGTTCAGCTTCGAGCTGTCGAAAGTGGCGCGTCCGTATATCCGCGAGCGCGTGCTGGATCACCTGACACATATCGATATTTCACTCGCCCAGGGGGTAGCAGAAAACCTGGGGATCGAACTGTCTGATGAGCAGATGCACGTCGCCCCGCCAAAAGATGTGAATGGGCTGAAGAAGGACCCAAGCCTGAGCCTGTATGCCGTACCATCTGGTAATATTAAAGGGCGTGTGGTCGCGGTCTTGTTGAGTGAGAACGCCAGTGCGACGGATGTGCTGGCCGTGGTTAAAGGCCTTAAGGCTCAGGGTGTTCATGCGAAACTTCTGTTCTCCCGCATGGGGCAAATCACCGCCGATGACGGTTCAGTCGTGCCGATTTCCGCTACCTTCGCGGGTTCACCGTCCGTCAGCGTTGATGCAGTTATCGTACCTGGGGGGGATCTGAGCAGTATCCTCAACGACGGTCAAGCAGCCTACTACCTGCTGGAGGCGTATAAGCACCTGAAAGTCATCGGTCTGGCCGGGAACGCCCGTAAATTCAAGGCGAAACTGCACATTGACGATCAGGGTGAGGAAGGCATCGTTGAAGCGGATGACGCGAGCGGTAATTTCATCGATGAGTTCCTTAAATTACTTGCCGGACATCGTATCTGGACGCGCAGTAATAAGGTAGCGCACATCCCTGCATAA
- the cedA gene encoding cell division activator CedA encodes MKPLRQQNNRPVITYKPRVEPAPPSHAWRVEGFKDVWLLRNRYVAFVLVGDAFRQSPAFTLPEAAQRWAAQVRQENEIS; translated from the coding sequence ATGAAACCACTGCGCCAACAGAACAACCGTCCCGTTATCACCTACAAGCCGCGTGTCGAACCCGCGCCGCCTTCCCACGCCTGGCGGGTGGAAGGGTTTAAGGATGTCTGGCTGCTGCGCAACCGATACGTGGCTTTTGTGCTGGTGGGGGATGCCTTCCGTCAGTCCCCGGCGTTTACGCTACCGGAAGCCGCGCAGCGCTGGGCGGCACAGGTACGTCAGGAGAATGAAATTTCCTGA
- the hutU gene encoding urocanate hydratase — protein MTESVKQAVARTVRAPHGSELHCENWLIEAAYRMIQNNLDPDVAERPEDLVVYGGIGKAARNWECFEQILASLRTLKAEETLLVQSGKPVGVFRTHADAPRVLIANSNLVPHWANWDHFHKLDQAGLMMYGQMTAGSWIYIGAQGIVQGTFETFAEAGRQHYSGDLRGKWILTAGLGGMGGAQPLAGVLAGASVLAIECQESRIDFRLRTRYLDFKATTLDEALGMIEEANGQKKAISVGLLGNAAEVLPELVKRAKAGGVRPDIVTDQTSAHDPLNGYLPAGWSVERWQQERVSRPKAVEKAARASMAVHVQAMLDFWQMGVPTVDYGNNIRQVAFDEGVENAFDFPGFVPAYIRPLFCEGKGPFRWVALSGDPEDIAKTDAKLKALFPENQNLHRWLDMAQERIAFQGLPARICWLGLGERHRAGLAFNEMVRSGELKAPVVIGRDHLDCGSVASPNRETEAMKDGSDAVSDWPLLNALLNTAGGATWVSLHHGGGVGMGFSQHAGVVIVADGTPEADVRLDRVLWNDPATGVMRHADAGYESAADCAREHDLNLPMIK, from the coding sequence ATGACTGAATCTGTAAAACAGGCGGTAGCCCGCACGGTACGAGCGCCCCACGGCAGCGAACTGCACTGTGAAAACTGGCTGATTGAAGCGGCGTACCGCATGATCCAGAACAACCTGGATCCTGACGTCGCCGAGCGTCCGGAGGATCTGGTGGTATACGGCGGCATTGGCAAAGCGGCCCGCAACTGGGAATGCTTCGAACAAATTCTCGCCTCGCTGCGGACGTTGAAAGCCGAAGAAACGCTGCTGGTGCAGTCCGGAAAACCCGTCGGCGTATTCCGCACCCATGCCGATGCGCCGCGAGTATTAATCGCCAACTCCAATCTGGTGCCGCACTGGGCGAACTGGGATCATTTCCACAAGCTCGACCAGGCCGGGCTGATGATGTACGGCCAGATGACAGCGGGGTCGTGGATCTATATTGGCGCGCAGGGCATTGTGCAGGGCACGTTTGAAACGTTCGCGGAGGCGGGGCGTCAGCACTATAGCGGCGACCTGAGAGGGAAATGGATTTTGACCGCCGGGCTTGGCGGTATGGGCGGCGCGCAGCCGCTGGCGGGCGTGCTCGCCGGGGCGTCGGTGCTGGCCATCGAGTGCCAGGAGTCCCGCATCGATTTTCGCCTGCGCACCCGCTATCTCGATTTCAAAGCCACCACGCTTGATGAGGCGCTGGGGATGATAGAAGAGGCGAACGGCCAGAAGAAGGCTATCTCAGTTGGCCTGCTCGGCAACGCCGCTGAAGTTCTGCCGGAGTTGGTGAAGCGTGCAAAAGCCGGAGGCGTTCGCCCGGATATCGTCACTGACCAGACCTCGGCCCACGATCCGCTGAACGGCTATCTGCCCGCCGGCTGGTCCGTTGAACGCTGGCAGCAGGAACGCGTCTCGCGGCCTAAAGCGGTGGAGAAAGCCGCGCGCGCTTCCATGGCGGTTCATGTTCAGGCGATGCTGGATTTCTGGCAGATGGGCGTGCCGACGGTGGATTACGGCAACAATATCCGCCAGGTTGCCTTTGACGAGGGCGTGGAAAACGCGTTCGACTTCCCGGGCTTCGTCCCCGCATACATTCGCCCGCTGTTCTGCGAGGGCAAGGGCCCGTTCCGCTGGGTGGCGCTGTCCGGCGACCCGGAGGATATCGCGAAAACAGACGCGAAGCTCAAGGCGCTGTTCCCTGAAAACCAGAACCTGCACCGCTGGCTGGATATGGCCCAGGAGCGCATTGCCTTTCAGGGGTTACCGGCGAGGATTTGCTGGCTGGGGCTGGGCGAGCGCCATCGCGCCGGGCTGGCCTTCAATGAGATGGTGCGCAGCGGCGAATTAAAAGCACCGGTTGTGATTGGGCGTGACCATCTGGACTGCGGCTCGGTTGCTTCCCCCAACCGTGAAACGGAAGCGATGAAAGATGGCTCCGATGCCGTATCCGACTGGCCGTTGCTCAACGCGCTGTTGAATACCGCCGGAGGGGCAACCTGGGTGAGCCTGCATCACGGCGGTGGCGTGGGGATGGGGTTTTCGCAGCACGCTGGCGTGGTCATTGTTGCGGACGGCACGCCGGAAGCGGACGTGCGGCTGGACCGGGTGCTGTGGAACGATCCGGCCACCGGCGTTATGCGCCATGCGGATGCCGGCTACGAAAGCGCAGCGGACTGCGCCCGTGAACACGATCTGAACCTGCCGATGATTAAATAA
- the cho gene encoding excinuclease Cho, with protein sequence MVRRISAPRLQFEAAAVYEYPEHLRPWLDFLPKQPGVYVFHGESDVMPLYIGKSINIRTRVMSHFRTPDEAALLRQARRITFTRTAGELGALLLEAQMIKEQQPLFNKRLRRNRQLCSLQFTGGRPQVVYAKDVDFSRQTDLYGLYANRRAALQTLQTLADEHQLCYGLLGLEALSAGRACFRAGLKRCAGACCGKETVEMHHGRFLAALERIRVICWPWRGPVGLKETGEGMTQYHIIDSWFYLGSVEKLSEAKTLAAPPKGFDNDGYKILCKLVMSGDYEVVELGCPTTA encoded by the coding sequence GTGGTCAGACGTATCAGCGCGCCGCGCCTGCAGTTTGAAGCGGCGGCGGTCTATGAATATCCCGAACATCTGCGTCCCTGGCTCGACTTCCTGCCGAAGCAGCCGGGGGTGTATGTCTTTCACGGTGAGAGCGACGTTATGCCGCTCTATATCGGCAAAAGCATCAATATCCGCACCCGGGTAATGTCCCATTTCCGGACGCCGGACGAAGCCGCCCTGCTGCGCCAGGCGCGGCGCATCACCTTTACCCGCACCGCCGGTGAACTCGGGGCCCTGCTGCTTGAAGCCCAGATGATCAAGGAGCAGCAGCCGCTGTTTAACAAGCGCCTGCGCCGCAACCGCCAGCTCTGTTCGCTTCAGTTTACCGGCGGCAGGCCGCAGGTGGTCTATGCGAAGGATGTGGATTTTTCGCGGCAGACCGATCTCTACGGCCTGTACGCTAACCGCCGCGCCGCGCTGCAGACCCTGCAAACGCTGGCCGATGAACATCAGCTCTGTTACGGTCTGCTGGGGCTTGAAGCGCTGAGCGCCGGGCGCGCCTGTTTCCGCGCCGGGTTAAAACGCTGTGCCGGGGCCTGCTGCGGCAAAGAGACCGTCGAAATGCACCACGGCCGTTTTCTGGCGGCGCTCGAGCGTATCCGGGTAATCTGCTGGCCATGGCGCGGCCCTGTGGGGCTGAAGGAAACCGGTGAGGGCATGACGCAATATCACATCATCGACAGCTGGTTTTATCTGGGGTCGGTGGAAAAGCTAAGCGAGGCGAAAACCCTGGCCGCGCCGCCAAAAGGCTTTGACAACGACGGCTACAAGATCCTCTGCAAGCTGGTGATGAGCGGGGACTATGAAGTGGTGGAGCTGGGCTGCCCCACCACGGCCTGA
- the osmE gene encoding osmotically-inducible lipoprotein OsmE, giving the protein MNKNLAGILSAAAVMTMLAGCTAYDRTKDQVATPVVKDVKKGMSREQVQQVAGKPSSEVTMIHARGTCQTYILGQRDGKTETYFVALDDTGHVINSGYQTCAEYDTDPQAAK; this is encoded by the coding sequence ATGAACAAGAACTTAGCAGGAATTTTAAGTGCAGCGGCTGTGATGACAATGCTGGCAGGTTGTACCGCTTACGATCGTACAAAAGATCAGGTTGCCACCCCGGTCGTGAAGGATGTGAAAAAGGGCATGAGTCGTGAGCAGGTTCAGCAGGTTGCCGGTAAGCCTTCTTCAGAAGTTACCATGATCCACGCTCGTGGTACCTGCCAGACCTACATTCTGGGTCAACGTGACGGCAAAACTGAAACCTACTTCGTTGCGCTGGATGATACAGGCCACGTGATTAACTCTGGTTATCAGACCTGTGCGGAATACGATACTGACCCACAGGCAGCTAAGTAA
- the hutC gene encoding histidine utilization repressor, with product MFELQPLEQLRSAISDLPAPIYLRVKQAIISQISSGVWQPHQRVPSETELVNALNVSRMTINRALRELTAEGWLVRMQGVGTFVAELKGHTAMLEVRSIAEEIAARGHRYRNYVVALEEVAASEELALAFSVRPGDALFYSQMVHYDNDQPVQLESRYVNPSLAADYLRQDFRLFTPHHYLSQIAPLTAGEHVVEAVLADKTQQTLLEVNDRQPCLLVNRRTWHHSQVVTVARLLYPGSRYQLTGSFTGQ from the coding sequence ATGTTTGAGCTGCAGCCTCTGGAGCAGTTACGCTCCGCCATCAGCGACCTGCCCGCGCCTATTTATCTGCGCGTCAAGCAGGCAATCATCAGTCAGATCAGCAGCGGAGTCTGGCAGCCGCACCAACGTGTGCCGTCTGAAACCGAGCTGGTCAACGCCCTGAACGTCAGCCGCATGACGATTAACCGTGCGCTGCGGGAATTAACGGCTGAAGGCTGGCTGGTGCGGATGCAGGGGGTCGGAACATTTGTGGCGGAGCTGAAGGGCCATACCGCGATGCTGGAAGTCCGCAGCATCGCCGAGGAGATCGCCGCGCGTGGGCATCGCTATCGCAACTACGTTGTGGCGCTGGAAGAGGTGGCGGCATCGGAAGAGCTGGCGCTGGCGTTTTCCGTCCGGCCGGGTGACGCGCTGTTTTATTCGCAAATGGTGCACTACGACAACGACCAGCCCGTCCAGCTGGAGTCGCGCTATGTGAATCCCTCCCTGGCGGCAGATTATCTCAGGCAGGATTTCCGCCTGTTTACGCCGCACCACTACCTTAGCCAGATTGCGCCTCTCACCGCCGGAGAGCACGTGGTGGAGGCTGTGCTGGCCGACAAAACTCAGCAGACCCTGCTGGAAGTGAACGACCGCCAGCCCTGCCTGCTGGTTAACCGCCGCACCTGGCACCATTCGCAGGTGGTGACGGTAGCCCGGCTGCTGTACCCAGGCTCTCGCTACCAGCTGACGGGCAGCTTTACCGGCCAGTGA
- the cspA gene encoding RNA chaperone/antiterminator CspA: MSTQLTGLVKWFNADKGFGFITPDNGGKDVFVHFSAIQSDSFKTLEEGQQVKFSVENGAKGPSAANVIAL, from the coding sequence ATGTCTACCCAACTGACTGGTTTAGTAAAATGGTTTAACGCTGATAAAGGCTTCGGCTTTATCACTCCTGACAACGGCGGCAAGGACGTGTTCGTGCACTTCTCTGCAATCCAGAGCGACAGCTTCAAGACGCTTGAAGAAGGTCAGCAGGTGAAATTCAGCGTGGAAAACGGTGCCAAAGGCCCGTCAGCAGCGAACGTTATCGCTCTGTAA
- the nadE gene encoding ammonia-dependent NAD(+) synthetase translates to MALQQEIIQALGVKPQIDPQQEIRVSVDFLKAYLKTYPFIKSLVLGISGGQDSTLTGKLCQMAISELRAETGDESYQFIAVRLPFGVQFDEQDCQDAIAFIKPDRVLTVNIKAAVLASEEALREAGIELSDFIRGNEKARERMKAQYSIAGMTKGVVAGTDHAAEAVTGFFTKYGDGGTDINPIFRLNKRQGKQLLRTLGCPEHLYLKAPTADLEDDRPSLPDEVALGVTYENIDDYLEGKTLDSAISTIIEGWYTRTEHKRRPPITVFDDFWKK, encoded by the coding sequence ATGGCTCTGCAACAAGAGATTATCCAGGCGTTAGGCGTCAAACCACAGATAGACCCACAGCAGGAGATCCGCGTCAGCGTCGATTTTCTGAAAGCGTATCTGAAAACTTATCCATTTATTAAATCTCTGGTTCTGGGGATCAGCGGCGGCCAGGATTCCACGCTGACCGGCAAACTCTGCCAGATGGCTATCAGCGAGCTGCGCGCAGAAACCGGTGACGAGAGCTATCAGTTTATTGCCGTACGCCTGCCGTTTGGCGTGCAGTTTGACGAACAGGACTGCCAGGATGCGATTGCTTTTATCAAGCCCGATCGGGTGCTGACGGTAAACATCAAGGCCGCCGTGCTGGCAAGTGAAGAAGCCCTGCGCGAGGCGGGCATTGAACTAAGCGATTTTATTCGCGGCAACGAAAAAGCCCGTGAGCGCATGAAAGCCCAGTACAGCATCGCAGGGATGACCAAAGGCGTGGTGGCAGGTACGGACCATGCGGCAGAAGCCGTGACAGGATTCTTTACGAAGTACGGCGACGGCGGCACGGACATCAACCCAATTTTCCGCCTGAATAAACGTCAGGGCAAACAGCTGCTGAGAACCCTCGGCTGTCCGGAACATCTTTATCTGAAAGCGCCTACCGCAGACCTTGAGGACGATCGCCCTTCTCTGCCGGATGAAGTCGCCCTCGGTGTGACCTACGAAAACATTGACGACTATCTGGAAGGTAAAACGCTTGATAGCGCCATCAGCACCATCATTGAAGGCTGGTACACCCGCACCGAGCACAAACGCCGTCCGCCAATCACCGTTTTTGATGACTTCTGGAAGAAATAA